Genomic window (Syntrophaceae bacterium):
CCCCAAGTGGAACACGATCTCGATTTCGGGCTACCACATCCGCGAGGCGGGCTCCACGGCGGTCCAGGAGCTGGCCTTCACGCTGCGCGACGGCATGGAGTACGTCGAGGACGTGATCCGCCGCAAGAAGCTCGACGTCGACGCCTTCGCCCCGAGGCTCTCCTTCTTCTTCAACTCCCACATCGACTTCTTCGAGGAGATCTGCAAGATGAGGGCTGCCCGCCGGATCTGGGCCAAGGCCATGAAGGAGAGATACAAGGCCAAGGACGAGCGCTCCTGGTGGATGCGGTTCCACACGCAAACGGCAGGCTGCTCGCTCACTGCCCAGCAGCCCTACAACAACGTCGTCCGCACCGCGACGGAGGCCCTGGCGGCCGTTCTCGGCGGGACGCAGTCGCTGCACACCAACTCGCTCGACGAGGTGTGGTGCCTGCCCTCCGACTTTGCCGTCCAGATCGCCCTGCGCACCCAGCAGATCATCGCCGAGGAGACGGGCGTGGCCAACACGATCGACCCGCTGGCCGGCTCCTACTTCGTCGAGGCACTGACCAACGAGATGGAAAGGCAGGCCTGGGAGTACATCCACAAGATCGACGACATGGGCGGCATGATCGCGGCCATCGAGAAGGGGTTCCCCCAGCTCGAGATCTCCGATGCGGCCTACAAGTTCCAGCGGCAGGTCGACGCCGGCGAGAAGATCATGATCGGCGTCAACAAGTACGTCTCTGCGGAAAAAGAGTCCATCCCCTTCCTCGAGATCGACGACAGGGTCGAGACCGAGCAGATCGAGCGGCTCAACGCCGTGCGGCGCAAGCGCGACAGCAAGGCCGTCAAGAAGTGCCTCGACGACCTGAGGCAGGCCTGCAAGAAGGGCGAGAACGTCATGCCCTACTGCATCGAGGCCGTCAAGGCCCTGTGCTCCGTGCAGGAGATCTGCGACGTCTACCGCGAGGTCTACGGCGAATACCGCGATCCGGGACTCTACTAGGAAGGAGGGGACACGACGATGGCAGAGAGAAAACTGCGTGTGATGGTTGCGAAGCCGGGACTCGACGGGCACGACCGCGGCGCCAGGGTGCTGGCCCGCTGCTTCCGCGATGCCGGCTACGAGGTGATTTACACGGGCTGTCACCAGACGCCCGAGCAGATCGTATCCGCGGTGATCCAGGAAGACGTGGACCTCCTGGGGCTGAGCTGCCTCTCCGGGGCCCACCGCTACCTCTATCCCGCGGTCACGAAGCTCCTGAAGGAGAAGGGCGTCGACGACGTCACCGTCATCGGCGGCGGGATCATCCCCGACCAGGACTTCCAGATTCTGTACGACGCCGGCCTGAAAGCGATCTTCACGCCCGGCGCCACGCTGGAGTCGATCATCGACTGGATCAACAAAAACGTGAAGCCGAGAAACTAGGCAAGGACATCCGGAATGGAAACCACAAAGAAGATCAAGGACGGCGACATCCGCGCCGCCTCTCGCCTCATCCGTAACCTGGAAGATCGCATCCCCGAGGCGAAGACCACCATAAAGCACCTCTTCCCCCTCACGGGGAAGGCGCACGTCATCGGCATCACCGGCTCGCCCGGTGCCGGGAAGAGCACGCTGACCGACGGCCTCATCGACTGCTTCCGCAGGAAGGGCAAGACCGTCGGCGTGCTGGCCGTGGACCCCACCAGCCCCTTCACGGGGGGCGCCATCCTCGGCGACCGCATCCGCATGCAGCGCCACGCCGAGGACCCGGGCGTCTTCGTCCGGAGCCTTGCCACGCGCGGGGCCCTGGGCGGCCTGGCCAAGGCCGTCGGCGATGCCATCCACGTGATGGACGTCCTGGGCAAGGACATCATCATCGTCGAGACCGTCGGCACGGGTCAGCAGGAGGTGGACATCATCAACCACTCCCACACGGTTCTCGTGGTTCTCGTGCCGGGCATGGGCGACGAGATCCAGGCCATCAAGGCCGGTATCCTGGAGATCGCCGACATCTTCGTCGTCAACAAGGCAGACCGCGAGGGCTCCTCCAAGCTCTCGAGGGAGCTGATGGCCATGCTCGACATGGCCCCGCCGTCCACGTTCCAGGGGGGATGGCGGCCGCCCATCATGAAGGTGGAGAACGCCTTCGAGCCGGTGGGGTTCAACAAGGCGCTCGAGGACATCGCCAACAAGATCGAGGAGCACCACCAGCACCTCGTCCAGAAGGACATTATCGGCAACCGGCTGCGGCGCAAGGCCACGGTCGAACTCAACGAGGCCATCCGGGCGAGCATCCTCGAGCCGGTCCTTCAGAAGCTCATCGGCAGCGGCGAGATGGAGGGGATGATCGACAAGGTCATGAAGAAGGAGGTCGACCCCTATACCATCGCCGAGGACATCGCCAAGCGGTACCTGGAGGGGTGCCTGTGAGCGAAACCGTCAACTGATGGGATAAAAGCCCGGGACGGTCGGACTCCGGCCTCCCGGGCTTTTTCATCTGAATGCCCTCTCCCCCGGCGGAAGAGGGCTATGGTGAGGGGGATCATTCCCCTTCCTCAAGACATCCCCCTTTGCAAAAGGGTTCACCAGACCCGATATTCCAGCTCCTCGAATCGGAGGCACCATGACCAAGGATCCTATCGAAGAAACCCTCGCCAAGTACAGCCGCGGCCTCATCATGGTCTTCACGGGCGACGGCAAGGGCAAGACCACGGCGGCCCTCGGGCAGGCCCTGCGCGCGCTGGGCCACGGCAAGAAGGTCCTCGTCATCCAGTTCATGAAGGGCCGCAAGTACGGCGAGGTCCTCTGCGCCGAGCAGTGCCTCCCCAACCTCACGGTGCGCCTCTGCGGCCTCGACAGCTTCGTCATGCGCGGAAACCCCGCGCCGGTGGACGTGGAGCTGGCGCGGCAGGGTCTTGACCTTGCGCGCAACGCCATCCTCTCCGA
Coding sequences:
- the meaB gene encoding methylmalonyl Co-A mutase-associated GTPase MeaB; protein product: METTKKIKDGDIRAASRLIRNLEDRIPEAKTTIKHLFPLTGKAHVIGITGSPGAGKSTLTDGLIDCFRRKGKTVGVLAVDPTSPFTGGAILGDRIRMQRHAEDPGVFVRSLATRGALGGLAKAVGDAIHVMDVLGKDIIIVETVGTGQQEVDIINHSHTVLVVLVPGMGDEIQAIKAGILEIADIFVVNKADREGSSKLSRELMAMLDMAPPSTFQGGWRPPIMKVENAFEPVGFNKALEDIANKIEEHHQHLVQKDIIGNRLRRKATVELNEAIRASILEPVLQKLIGSGEMEGMIDKVMKKEVDPYTIAEDIAKRYLEGCL
- a CDS encoding methylmalonyl-CoA mutase family protein, with translation MRQRWEDEVKKLVSKWPDQKPENQWSTVSDLPIKRLYTPEDIKDMDFERDIGYPGQYPYLRGNQVTGYRGKYWTFRMFSGMGDAATTNARWHLLLKEGQTGLSTAFDFPTLMGYDTDSPKARGECGKCGVAIDTLEDFLVLTKGIPLDKITTSMTINPPATALWAMYCAAAELQGVPLTKIGGTIQNDMLKEFIAQKTLMCPPEPSVKLISDTVEFGTLKVPKWNTISISGYHIREAGSTAVQELAFTLRDGMEYVEDVIRRKKLDVDAFAPRLSFFFNSHIDFFEEICKMRAARRIWAKAMKERYKAKDERSWWMRFHTQTAGCSLTAQQPYNNVVRTATEALAAVLGGTQSLHTNSLDEVWCLPSDFAVQIALRTQQIIAEETGVANTIDPLAGSYFVEALTNEMERQAWEYIHKIDDMGGMIAAIEKGFPQLEISDAAYKFQRQVDAGEKIMIGVNKYVSAEKESIPFLEIDDRVETEQIERLNAVRRKRDSKAVKKCLDDLRQACKKGENVMPYCIEAVKALCSVQEICDVYREVYGEYRDPGLY
- the cobO gene encoding cob(I)yrinic acid a,c-diamide adenosyltransferase; its protein translation is MTKDPIEETLAKYSRGLIMVFTGDGKGKTTAALGQALRALGHGKKVLVIQFMKGRKYGEVLCAEQCLPNLTVRLCGLDSFVMRGNPAPVDVELARQGLDLARNAILSDEYDMVILDEINVAMDFGLIPVDSVVSMLKHKPAGVDVILTGRYAPKQIIEIADTVSEVKEIKHHYSQGIKERAGIEF
- a CDS encoding cobalamin B12-binding domain-containing protein; the encoded protein is MAERKLRVMVAKPGLDGHDRGARVLARCFRDAGYEVIYTGCHQTPEQIVSAVIQEDVDLLGLSCLSGAHRYLYPAVTKLLKEKGVDDVTVIGGGIIPDQDFQILYDAGLKAIFTPGATLESIIDWINKNVKPRN